One genomic segment of Nocardia spumae includes these proteins:
- a CDS encoding DMT family transporter encodes MSNFPVAAVVCAFVGALLFAVSAVAQQRAAADVPAGDALVAQLIRNPRWWAGIIGDAGGFAFQVVALALGSVLIVQPILVTALVFALPLAAHYSRRPVTPVMWAHALALSVALACFLIVGDPTEGVSDAPWDQWMWPLILVLGLVAAAVVVAVTIRVTGLQALMLGSAAGLLFGVAAALTQHVVELFGHGITAVVTSWQPYTLVAAGIIGLYLQQRGYQVGALSASLPAFTVTEPLGAAFLGLTVLDERLRTGTVGTLVVIASVLVMCVAAIRLSRAQAELPPAPPDQAAEVTR; translated from the coding sequence GTGAGCAATTTTCCCGTCGCCGCGGTCGTCTGCGCGTTCGTGGGCGCACTGCTGTTCGCCGTATCCGCCGTCGCCCAGCAACGCGCGGCCGCCGACGTTCCGGCCGGGGACGCCCTGGTCGCTCAGCTGATCCGGAACCCGCGGTGGTGGGCCGGGATCATCGGCGACGCCGGCGGGTTCGCGTTCCAGGTCGTGGCGCTGGCCCTGGGCTCGGTGCTCATCGTGCAGCCGATCCTGGTCACCGCACTGGTCTTCGCCCTCCCGCTGGCCGCGCATTACAGTCGGCGGCCGGTCACACCCGTGATGTGGGCACACGCGCTCGCGCTGTCGGTCGCGCTGGCCTGCTTCCTCATCGTCGGCGACCCGACCGAGGGAGTCTCCGACGCACCGTGGGACCAGTGGATGTGGCCGTTGATCCTGGTACTCGGGCTGGTCGCCGCCGCGGTCGTCGTCGCGGTCACGATCCGGGTCACCGGACTGCAGGCGCTGATGCTGGGGTCCGCGGCCGGGCTGTTGTTCGGCGTCGCGGCCGCGCTGACCCAGCACGTGGTGGAACTGTTCGGACACGGCATCACCGCGGTCGTCACCAGCTGGCAGCCCTACACCCTGGTGGCCGCGGGCATCATCGGACTCTACCTGCAACAGCGTGGCTATCAGGTCGGAGCGCTCTCGGCCTCCCTGCCCGCCTTTACCGTCACCGAACCCCTCGGCGCGGCCTTTCTCGGCCTCACCGTGCTCGACGAACGCCTGCGGACCGGCACGGTGGGCACCCTCGTCGTCATCGCCTCGGTCCTGGTGATGTGTGTGGCCGCGATACGGCTCTCCCGGGCCCAGGCCGAACTACCCCCGGCGCCGCCCGATCAGGCCGCCGAGGTCACCCGGTAG
- a CDS encoding SCO6880 family protein — translation MTTTDTYEHRSYGLWQKPRSAGLFGLRWGETVLGFVVVITALLTALVAGPKPALFVAVIGVVVMVPLVWRTGGRSGYETGLMMFHWLRGRSKGEHVYRGGRFSRIPGGVARLPGLMAPSRLYEGIDAGGYSFGMIHLPQFAQYTVVLRAWPQGHEAVDQPVIDRWVAAWGTFLASLGQTSDIIAVVPVIDTVPETGNRLLTEVSTITRPESPALAQQVMYELATELPQERVQLLPRVAITFKATTAERRKNPAEEAVEIGRRLPGICAALAEAGVRAQPMSADEVISFIRRSYDPAAQADLEVASGEAGGHGLDWADAGPISHEERWDQFIHDGGRSVTWEMDAAPEGAVDERVLQRLLAPNPEVPRKRIAIVYRPHSAADAAEIVDDDYKNALVAQQSERGVVSASATLRVGATQQAREEQARGHGVTRFGALVTITEPLRGDLPRIEAITRDLSTQARLKIRRCYRYQAAAFAASLGCGVILPEHASIPKALAG, via the coding sequence ATGACGACGACCGATACCTACGAGCACCGCTCGTACGGGCTGTGGCAGAAACCCCGCAGCGCGGGTCTTTTCGGACTGCGCTGGGGCGAGACGGTGCTCGGCTTCGTGGTCGTCATCACCGCGCTGCTGACGGCCCTGGTCGCCGGACCGAAACCGGCGCTGTTCGTCGCCGTCATCGGCGTGGTCGTAATGGTTCCACTGGTATGGCGGACGGGGGGCCGCTCCGGTTACGAGACGGGATTGATGATGTTCCATTGGTTGCGCGGCCGCAGCAAGGGCGAGCATGTCTATCGCGGTGGCCGCTTCTCCCGCATCCCCGGGGGCGTGGCTCGCCTGCCCGGACTGATGGCGCCCTCGCGCCTGTACGAGGGCATCGACGCGGGCGGCTACAGCTTCGGCATGATCCACCTTCCCCAATTCGCCCAGTACACAGTCGTACTGCGGGCCTGGCCGCAGGGCCACGAAGCGGTCGACCAGCCGGTGATCGATCGGTGGGTCGCCGCGTGGGGCACATTCCTGGCCTCGCTCGGCCAGACCTCCGACATCATCGCGGTCGTCCCAGTGATCGACACGGTGCCGGAGACCGGAAACCGGCTGCTGACCGAGGTTTCCACGATCACCCGGCCGGAGTCGCCGGCGTTGGCCCAGCAGGTCATGTACGAGCTGGCCACCGAATTGCCCCAGGAGCGGGTGCAATTGCTGCCCCGGGTGGCGATCACGTTCAAGGCCACCACCGCCGAGCGTCGCAAGAATCCCGCCGAGGAAGCCGTCGAGATCGGCCGTCGCCTGCCCGGCATCTGCGCGGCGCTGGCCGAAGCCGGTGTGCGGGCTCAGCCGATGTCGGCCGACGAGGTGATCTCGTTCATCCGACGCAGCTACGACCCGGCCGCGCAGGCCGACCTCGAGGTCGCCTCCGGTGAGGCCGGCGGGCACGGGCTGGACTGGGCCGACGCCGGCCCGATCTCGCACGAGGAGCGCTGGGATCAGTTCATCCACGACGGTGGTCGTTCGGTGACGTGGGAAATGGATGCCGCACCCGAGGGCGCGGTGGACGAGCGGGTGCTGCAGCGCCTGCTGGCACCCAATCCCGAAGTGCCGCGCAAGCGGATCGCGATCGTCTATCGGCCGCATTCGGCCGCGGACGCTGCCGAGATCGTCGATGACGACTACAAGAACGCACTGGTCGCGCAGCAGAGCGAGCGAGGCGTCGTGTCGGCGTCGGCGACACTGCGGGTGGGAGCCACCCAGCAGGCCCGCGAGGAACAGGCCCGCGGTCACGGTGTGACCCGGTTCGGTGCGCTGGTCACGATCACCGAACCCCTGCGCGGCGATCTGCCTCGGATCGAGGCGATTACACGCGACTTGTCCACGCAGGCCCGGTTGAAGATCCGGCGATGCTACCGCTACCAGGCCGCGGCCTTCGCGGCCTCGCTCGGCTGCGGGGTGATCCTGCCGGAACACGCGAGTATTCCGAAAGCATTGGCGGGGTGA
- a CDS encoding transposase, with protein sequence MPHRSYRRVSPQVRKAAVEQVVALTDKLRSESEACRVVAEQIGVHTNSVRNWVRAAEGPSLERMDAVALRRKVALLQQQLAAAAEMNRTLVETLNETRRAT encoded by the coding sequence ATGCCGCACAGGTCATACCGCAGAGTGTCACCGCAGGTGCGCAAGGCGGCGGTGGAGCAGGTTGTCGCGCTGACCGACAAGCTGCGCAGCGAGTCGGAGGCCTGCCGAGTCGTCGCCGAACAGATCGGCGTGCACACCAATTCGGTTCGCAACTGGGTGCGGGCGGCGGAGGGCCCCAGCCTGGAACGGATGGACGCGGTGGCCCTGCGGCGGAAAGTGGCGCTGCTGCAACAACAATTGGCGGCCGCGGCGGAGATGAACCGCACGCTGGTGGAAACCCTGAACGAAACCCGCCGCGCGACATGA
- a CDS encoding peptidoglycan DD-metalloendopeptidase family protein produces MNAKTVTALVLGGVISLITLVVVIVLPSSEDPCADEPTGPGSGLPDTSDAPWAAHATQPGSGTPTASAPAGTTSPTPSAADIPVAGANPEVTGAPSLAAGIAPLRRTWPLPAGSFTVSDPFGARGGSHLGVDLAAPDGTPEFAVADGVVVAAGPASGFGNWIVIDSVDVNGRPFSAVYGHEWDSGVGVRVGQRVRAGQQVGAVGSAGESTGPHLHFEIVPGGRLTGGHQIDPLPWLDGALTPNGGGAFPWSPNPLCSRGFGTAGGALADGKVPPELEVWYRRAGSLCPEISASVLAAQGRQESGFRRGLTSPAGAQGLAQFLPSTARAADPDDGRPYLLDADGNGQSSLWDDGDAIIAQGRYMCSIAHQVERWIGEGKVHGDVVPLSLAAYNAGEGAVLASGGMPNQVAAHYSETRPYVANILAMEAQYRAPGSTGRFQPGHGSGGADVLAAAQQWMGTPYVWGGGGPQGPTGGGLDGPGLTSAAVFAASSGAKTLPQTAEQQWEAGVEVPIRNAAPGDLVFSRFGPRGPAEVGIYAGDGRMIRAADPSGVSEAPVPGDARLRRVL; encoded by the coding sequence GTGAACGCGAAAACCGTCACCGCCCTCGTGCTCGGCGGTGTGATATCTCTGATCACCCTGGTGGTGGTGATCGTGCTGCCGTCGTCGGAGGATCCGTGCGCCGATGAGCCGACGGGTCCCGGTTCGGGTCTGCCCGACACCTCCGATGCGCCGTGGGCGGCGCACGCGACGCAGCCGGGATCCGGGACGCCGACGGCCTCGGCGCCGGCCGGCACCACGTCGCCGACTCCGAGTGCCGCGGATATCCCTGTCGCGGGGGCGAATCCGGAGGTGACGGGTGCTCCTTCGCTGGCCGCCGGGATCGCTCCGCTGCGACGCACCTGGCCGCTGCCGGCAGGGTCGTTCACGGTCTCCGACCCGTTCGGCGCCCGCGGAGGCAGCCATCTGGGCGTCGATCTGGCCGCGCCGGACGGTACCCCGGAATTCGCCGTCGCGGATGGTGTCGTCGTGGCTGCCGGGCCCGCGTCGGGCTTCGGCAATTGGATCGTCATCGATTCCGTCGACGTCAACGGCCGTCCCTTCTCCGCGGTCTACGGCCACGAATGGGACAGCGGAGTCGGGGTACGGGTCGGGCAGCGGGTCCGTGCGGGCCAGCAGGTGGGTGCGGTCGGCTCCGCGGGCGAATCCACGGGCCCGCACCTGCATTTCGAGATCGTGCCCGGCGGCCGGCTGACCGGTGGGCATCAGATCGATCCGCTGCCCTGGCTCGACGGCGCGCTGACGCCGAACGGCGGCGGCGCGTTCCCGTGGTCGCCGAATCCACTGTGCAGCCGTGGATTCGGTACCGCGGGCGGCGCCCTCGCCGATGGGAAGGTGCCGCCCGAACTCGAGGTCTGGTACCGCCGGGCGGGTTCGCTGTGCCCGGAGATCTCCGCATCGGTACTGGCGGCTCAGGGCCGTCAGGAATCCGGTTTCCGGCGCGGTCTCACCTCCCCTGCGGGAGCGCAGGGCCTGGCCCAGTTCCTGCCCAGTACCGCTCGCGCCGCCGATCCCGACGACGGCCGGCCCTATCTGCTCGACGCGGACGGCAACGGGCAGAGCAGTCTGTGGGACGACGGCGACGCGATCATCGCCCAGGGGCGGTACATGTGCTCGATCGCCCATCAGGTCGAGCGCTGGATCGGGGAGGGCAAGGTGCACGGCGATGTGGTGCCCCTGTCGCTGGCCGCCTACAACGCCGGTGAGGGTGCGGTGCTCGCCTCCGGCGGTATGCCGAATCAGGTTGCCGCGCACTACTCCGAAACCCGCCCCTATGTCGCGAACATCCTGGCGATGGAGGCGCAGTACCGGGCGCCCGGGTCGACCGGCAGATTCCAGCCCGGCCACGGTTCGGGCGGAGCCGATGTGCTGGCGGCCGCGCAACAGTGGATGGGAACCCCGTACGTCTGGGGCGGCGGCGGTCCGCAGGGGCCCACCGGTGGCGGCCTGGACGGGCCGGGGTTGACCTCGGCCGCGGTGTTCGCCGCCTCGTCCGGCGCCAAGACGTTGCCGCAGACCGCCGAACAGCAGTGGGAGGCCGGTGTGGAGGTGCCGATTCGCAATGCCGCGCCGGGTGATCTGGTGTTCTCCCGGTTCGGCCCGCGCGGTCCGGCGGAGGTGGGGATCTACGCCGGTGACGGTCGCATGATCCGTGCGGCCGATCCCTCAGGCGTCAGTGAGGCGCCGGTGCCCGGTGATGCACGGTTACGGAGGGTGTTGTGA
- a CDS encoding type IV secretory system conjugative DNA transfer family protein, producing MAKKVKDPADPGPDVSLYMIYIGFAIVGTLWVALHLGNKLSTVPQDIPINPVADVAKIARGQLHWPGPSTVIVLLVVLVVVAIVMVRREMKKRKGRGKLPVDDKAQYMGSGGAIAALTEAGVRAKAEQLGVRLGYEDSPGVPIGVGVADGAMLFGSYEDLHLDIWGPRQGKTTARVIPAILSAVGPVLVTSNKRDVVDATREVRESKGSRTFVFDPQGVASEQHAAWFWDPLGWVDARHEGCEMRAARLAGHFADADDGGDGTPDSYFDPEAEDLLAGLFLAAAVANRPITQVWYWVTDPSDSESVQLLRAAGHHLVASGLAQQYNTAERVRDSIFGTAKKMVRCLKLSNVHQWVTPGGDRYQFDEWDFLDRNSTLYCLSLEGRGSAGPLVSALTEAVVDVAMRKATHQHLGRLDIPLLAVLDEAANIVRWKDLPKQYSHFGSRGIVVMTVLQSWAQGVRCWGQAGMEALWAAANIKVLGPGVDDMAFLAARSEAIGDYDSISASVSESKGGKSYSRSLGSSRTLNANALATLPRGRAVVFSSGAPAVLVRTVPWWEGEYASEVRNSIERHDPQRRTTISDLVDERTVLDGGATPGQPPTTYGQPEEVRPL from the coding sequence ATGGCGAAGAAGGTGAAGGACCCGGCCGATCCGGGTCCCGACGTCAGCCTGTACATGATCTACATCGGTTTCGCGATCGTCGGAACCCTGTGGGTCGCGCTGCATCTCGGCAACAAGCTGTCGACCGTGCCACAGGACATTCCGATCAACCCGGTTGCCGACGTCGCCAAGATCGCACGGGGGCAACTGCATTGGCCGGGTCCGTCCACGGTGATCGTGCTGCTGGTGGTGCTGGTCGTGGTGGCGATCGTGATGGTGCGCCGGGAAATGAAGAAGCGCAAGGGCCGCGGGAAGCTGCCGGTCGACGACAAGGCCCAGTACATGGGGTCGGGCGGCGCGATCGCGGCACTCACCGAGGCCGGGGTCCGGGCGAAGGCCGAGCAGCTGGGTGTACGGCTGGGCTACGAGGATTCACCCGGTGTGCCGATCGGGGTGGGGGTCGCCGACGGTGCGATGCTCTTCGGCTCCTACGAGGACCTGCATCTCGACATCTGGGGTCCGCGCCAGGGCAAGACCACCGCCCGGGTGATCCCGGCGATCCTGTCGGCGGTGGGTCCGGTGCTGGTGACCTCCAATAAGCGTGATGTGGTCGACGCGACACGAGAAGTGCGCGAGAGCAAGGGATCTCGCACCTTCGTCTTCGATCCGCAGGGCGTGGCGAGTGAGCAGCACGCCGCCTGGTTCTGGGATCCGCTGGGCTGGGTCGATGCCCGCCACGAGGGGTGCGAGATGCGGGCGGCCCGCCTCGCCGGCCATTTCGCGGACGCCGACGACGGTGGCGACGGAACGCCCGACAGCTACTTCGACCCCGAGGCCGAGGATCTGCTGGCGGGTCTGTTCCTGGCCGCTGCCGTGGCCAATCGGCCCATCACCCAGGTGTGGTACTGGGTCACCGATCCGAGTGACTCGGAGTCGGTCCAGCTGCTGCGTGCCGCCGGTCACCATCTCGTCGCCTCCGGTCTGGCGCAGCAGTACAACACGGCCGAACGCGTGCGGGACAGTATCTTCGGTACCGCGAAGAAGATGGTGCGCTGCCTGAAACTGTCGAATGTGCACCAGTGGGTGACCCCGGGGGGCGATCGTTACCAGTTCGACGAATGGGATTTCCTGGACCGGAACTCGACGCTCTACTGCCTGTCACTGGAGGGGCGCGGCTCGGCGGGCCCGCTCGTCAGTGCGCTCACCGAGGCCGTCGTGGACGTGGCGATGCGCAAGGCCACCCATCAGCACCTGGGTCGGCTCGACATTCCGCTGCTCGCGGTACTGGACGAGGCCGCCAATATCGTGCGCTGGAAGGATCTGCCGAAGCAGTACAGCCACTTCGGATCCCGCGGCATCGTCGTGATGACCGTGCTGCAGTCGTGGGCTCAGGGCGTGCGGTGCTGGGGGCAAGCCGGGATGGAAGCGCTGTGGGCCGCGGCCAACATCAAGGTCCTCGGGCCGGGCGTCGACGATATGGCCTTCCTGGCGGCGCGTTCGGAAGCGATCGGCGATTACGACTCGATCTCCGCGTCGGTATCGGAATCCAAAGGCGGCAAGAGCTATTCGCGGTCGCTGGGGTCCTCGCGCACGCTCAACGCGAATGCCCTGGCGACGCTGCCGCGCGGCCGGGCGGTCGTATTCTCCTCGGGTGCGCCGGCGGTGCTGGTGCGCACCGTCCCGTGGTGGGAGGGAGAGTACGCTTCCGAGGTGCGCAACTCCATCGAACGCCACGATCCGCAGCGCCGCACCACGATCAGCGATCTCGTGGATGAGCGGACCGTGCTCGACGGCGGCGCGACGCCCGGACAACCGCCGACGACCTACGGCCAGCCCGAGGAGGTTCGCCCGCTGTGA
- a CDS encoding DUF4913 domain-containing protein, translated as MTDQPQDMIYSNVVEFVENYLSLVYRRQVTDLTDTVWCPEWWKHAEAAMRLEALWRAWEYLRQDAQTGMSVWFLDHADPHMARLFDPRGPFKYCSVRNGHKDMLSPLPLTPPQQGMFGEPSAADPKKA; from the coding sequence GTGACCGATCAGCCCCAGGACATGATCTACTCCAACGTGGTCGAGTTCGTCGAGAACTATCTCAGCCTCGTCTACCGTCGGCAGGTCACCGATCTCACCGATACCGTGTGGTGTCCGGAATGGTGGAAGCACGCCGAGGCGGCCATGCGGCTCGAAGCCCTCTGGCGTGCTTGGGAATACCTGCGTCAGGACGCGCAGACCGGAATGAGCGTCTGGTTCCTCGACCACGCCGATCCGCATATGGCGCGGCTGTTCGATCCGCGCGGTCCGTTCAAGTACTGCAGTGTCCGCAACGGCCACAAGGATATGCTCAGCCCGCTCCCGCTCACCCCGCCGCAGCAGGGCATGTTCGGCGAGCCGAGTGCGGCCGATCCGAAGAAGGCCTGA
- a CDS encoding peptidylprolyl isomerase: protein MPTNEQRRAAAKRKLERRLARQAQRARKRKQLAIAGSALGVVVVVAAGIGIYYLTRGDDSQNAAASTPDASLSSTPQAAPPPAAKPKAATVNCAYTDAGPAAKPVDKPGQDGVSTTDSPRVAVDTDRGPIGIALNAGESPCTVNNFVSLVQQKFYDGTPCHRLTTGEGLKVLQCGDPSGKGSGGPGYAFANEYPTDQFAPGDPTAQQVPVQYKRGVIAMANSGPDTNGSQFFLVYGDSQLPPQYTIFGTVDDAGLKTLDAIAKDGVQNPATGDGAPKQPVTVKTMQLS, encoded by the coding sequence GTGCCGACCAACGAACAGCGACGAGCGGCGGCCAAACGCAAGCTGGAACGCCGGCTGGCCCGACAGGCGCAGCGGGCGCGCAAGCGCAAGCAGCTGGCGATCGCCGGATCGGCCCTCGGCGTGGTCGTGGTGGTCGCGGCCGGAATCGGGATCTACTACCTGACGCGCGGCGACGACAGCCAGAACGCCGCGGCCTCGACTCCCGACGCCTCACTGTCGTCGACCCCGCAGGCCGCGCCGCCGCCGGCCGCCAAGCCCAAGGCCGCGACCGTCAACTGCGCCTACACCGATGCGGGCCCGGCGGCGAAGCCGGTCGACAAACCCGGCCAGGACGGCGTGTCGACCACCGATTCGCCGCGGGTCGCCGTCGACACCGACCGCGGTCCGATCGGGATCGCGCTCAACGCGGGTGAATCCCCCTGCACCGTCAACAACTTCGTCAGCCTCGTGCAGCAGAAGTTCTACGACGGCACGCCCTGCCACCGCCTGACCACCGGCGAGGGTCTGAAAGTGCTGCAGTGCGGCGACCCCAGCGGCAAGGGCAGCGGCGGCCCGGGATACGCGTTCGCCAACGAATATCCGACCGACCAATTCGCGCCGGGCGATCCGACCGCGCAGCAGGTTCCGGTCCAGTACAAGCGCGGTGTGATCGCGATGGCCAACAGCGGCCCCGATACCAATGGCAGTCAGTTCTTCCTGGTGTACGGCGACTCCCAGTTGCCGCCGCAGTACACCATCTTCGGCACCGTCGACGACGCCGGTCTGAAGACGCTCGACGCCATCGCCAAGGACGGCGTGCAGAACCCCGCCACCGGTGACGGCGCGCCGAAGCAGCCGGTCACCGTGAAGACGATGCAGCTGAGCTGA
- the hisS gene encoding histidine--tRNA ligase — MTKTSSFTAPKGIPDYVPPASAEFVAVRDGLVRAARLAGYGHVELPVFEDTALFARGVGESTDVVSKEMYTFTDRGDRSVTLRPEGTAGVMRAVIEHRLDRGQLPVKLCYSGPFFRYEQPQAGRYRQLQQVGVEAIGVDDPALDAEVIAVADAGFRALGLRNFRLEITSLGDDTCRPQYRELLQQFLLGLPLDDATRRRAEINPLRVLDDKREEVRAMTADAPLMLDHLSDSVKAHFEQVLGHLDALGVPYTVNPRMVRGLDYYTKTTFEFVHDGLGAQSGIGGGGRYDGLMAQLGGQELSGIGFGLGVDRTVLALQAEGVIAGDPARVDVFGVPMGEEAMARLVVLAAELRAAGIRVDLAYGGRGVKGAMKAADRSGAAFAVVLGDRDLAEEQVGLKDLGTGDQRQIPLADTVTEVAAALAARR; from the coding sequence GTGACCAAGACCAGCAGCTTCACCGCCCCGAAAGGGATTCCGGATTATGTGCCGCCCGCCTCGGCGGAGTTCGTCGCCGTGCGGGACGGGCTCGTGCGCGCCGCGCGACTGGCCGGGTACGGACATGTGGAGCTTCCGGTATTCGAGGACACCGCGCTGTTCGCGCGTGGCGTCGGCGAATCGACCGATGTGGTCTCCAAGGAGATGTACACCTTCACCGACCGCGGTGACCGCAGTGTGACGCTGCGCCCGGAGGGCACCGCGGGCGTCATGCGCGCGGTGATCGAACACCGGCTCGACCGCGGGCAACTGCCGGTCAAGCTCTGCTACTCCGGTCCGTTCTTCCGCTACGAGCAACCGCAGGCCGGGCGCTATCGCCAGCTCCAGCAGGTCGGTGTCGAGGCCATCGGTGTCGACGATCCGGCGCTGGACGCCGAGGTGATCGCCGTCGCCGACGCGGGTTTCCGCGCCCTCGGACTGCGCAACTTCAGGCTCGAGATCACCTCTCTCGGCGACGACACCTGCCGTCCGCAGTATCGGGAACTGCTGCAGCAGTTCCTGCTCGGATTGCCGCTGGACGACGCGACCCGCCGCCGCGCCGAGATCAACCCGCTGCGGGTGCTCGACGACAAGCGCGAAGAGGTCCGCGCGATGACCGCGGACGCGCCGCTGATGCTGGATCACCTGTCTGATTCGGTGAAAGCGCACTTCGAGCAGGTACTCGGCCATCTCGACGCGCTGGGCGTGCCCTATACGGTCAACCCGCGCATGGTGCGTGGTCTGGACTACTACACCAAAACCACCTTCGAATTCGTGCACGACGGGCTGGGCGCACAGTCGGGTATCGGCGGCGGCGGCCGCTACGACGGGCTGATGGCCCAGCTGGGCGGCCAGGAGCTGTCGGGTATCGGCTTCGGCCTCGGTGTCGATCGCACGGTCCTCGCGCTGCAGGCGGAGGGGGTCATCGCCGGCGATCCGGCCCGCGTCGACGTCTTCGGGGTGCCGATGGGCGAGGAGGCCATGGCGCGGCTGGTGGTCCTCGCCGCGGAGCTGCGCGCGGCCGGTATCCGGGTGGACCTGGCCTACGGGGGCCGGGGCGTCAAGGGCGCGATGAAGGCGGCCGACCGGTCCGGTGCCGCCTTCGCCGTGGTGCTCGGGGACCGCGATCTGGCCGAGGAACAGGTGGGCCTGAAGGATCTCGGCACCGGCGACCAGCGCCAGATTCCGCTCGCCGACACCGTCACCGAGGTAGCGGCTGCGCTGGCGGCGCGACGGTAG
- a CDS encoding malate dehydrogenase, protein MSIAARTPVTVTVTGAAGQIAYGLLFRIASGAMLGPDTPVRLRLLEIPAAVGAVEGVAMELEDGAFPLLESIDISDDPWVGFDGASVAILVGARPRTAGMERSDLLAANGPIFTDQGAAINASAAGDVKVLVVGNPANTNAFIAMSNAPDVPPARFTALTRLDHNRAIAQLAARSGAPAASITRMTVWGNHSATQYPDTGHALIGGRPADQVVDDPAWVRETFIPTVQQRGTAIIAARGASSAASAASAAIDHIHDWVRGTAAGDWVSMAVPSDGSYGVPEGLISSFPVTCVDGEYTVVPGLEIDAFSRERIDLSVAELAAERDAVIELGFAKRG, encoded by the coding sequence GTGAGCATTGCCGCCCGGACGCCTGTGACCGTCACCGTTACCGGAGCCGCCGGTCAGATCGCCTACGGGTTGCTGTTCCGGATCGCGTCCGGAGCCATGCTCGGGCCGGATACGCCCGTACGTTTGCGGCTGCTCGAGATCCCGGCCGCGGTCGGCGCGGTCGAGGGGGTCGCGATGGAACTCGAGGACGGTGCGTTTCCGCTCCTGGAGTCCATCGATATCAGCGACGATCCGTGGGTCGGATTCGACGGCGCGTCGGTGGCGATCCTGGTCGGCGCCCGGCCCCGGACCGCGGGGATGGAACGGTCGGATCTGCTGGCCGCCAACGGGCCGATCTTCACCGATCAGGGCGCGGCCATCAACGCGAGCGCCGCCGGCGACGTGAAGGTGCTGGTGGTGGGAAATCCGGCCAACACCAATGCCTTCATCGCGATGAGCAACGCTCCGGATGTGCCGCCCGCCCGCTTCACCGCTCTGACCCGCCTCGACCACAACCGCGCGATCGCGCAGCTCGCCGCGCGCAGCGGCGCCCCGGCGGCGTCGATCACGCGAATGACGGTGTGGGGCAATCATTCCGCCACTCAATACCCGGATACCGGCCACGCCCTGATCGGCGGGCGGCCAGCCGATCAGGTGGTCGACGATCCGGCGTGGGTGCGCGAGACCTTCATTCCCACCGTCCAGCAGCGGGGCACCGCGATCATCGCCGCCCGCGGGGCGTCCTCGGCGGCCAGTGCCGCGAGTGCGGCCATCGATCACATCCACGACTGGGTTCGCGGCACCGCCGCCGGTGACTGGGTGTCGATGGCGGTGCCCTCGGACGGCTCCTACGGCGTCCCCGAGGGGCTGATCAGCTCGTTCCCGGTGACCTGCGTGGACGGGGAGTACACGGTCGTGCCCGGCCTCGAGATCGATGCGTTCTCGCGGGAGCGTATCGATCTCAGCGTCGCCGAGCTGGCGGCCGAGCGCGATGCGGTGATCGAACTCGGCTTCGCCAAACGCGGCTGA
- a CDS encoding TIGR03619 family F420-dependent LLM class oxidoreductase: protein MRFTYAEAMTDPAHYIPLAQAAEAAGFHSMSIADSIAYPAESDSTYPYTPDGSREFLDGKPFIEAFILSAALAAATTTLRFTPFVVKLPIRPPVLVAKQAASLAYLSGNRFSLGVGISPWPEDFEIMGVPFERRGKRMDECIEIVRGLSRGEYFEYHGEFYDIQKIKITPGATERLPILVGGHSDAALRRAVRLCDGWMHAGGDPEELDRMLVRLNELLAEREASTPFEIHAASMDAYTVDGIKRLEDKGVTDVIVGFRYPYVAGDDTEPLADKIAHLQRYAESVIAKV from the coding sequence ATGCGTTTCACCTACGCGGAGGCGATGACCGATCCGGCGCACTACATTCCGCTGGCGCAGGCCGCGGAGGCCGCTGGGTTCCACAGCATGTCGATCGCCGACAGCATCGCCTATCCCGCGGAATCGGATTCGACCTATCCCTACACCCCGGACGGTTCCCGGGAATTCCTCGACGGTAAACCGTTCATCGAGGCGTTCATCCTGTCCGCCGCCCTCGCCGCGGCGACCACCACCCTGCGGTTCACCCCCTTCGTGGTGAAGCTGCCCATCCGCCCGCCGGTCCTGGTGGCCAAACAGGCCGCCTCGCTGGCCTATCTCAGCGGCAACCGCTTCTCGCTCGGTGTGGGCATCAGCCCGTGGCCCGAGGACTTCGAGATCATGGGCGTGCCGTTCGAGCGGCGCGGCAAGCGGATGGACGAATGCATCGAAATCGTGCGCGGGCTCTCGCGCGGCGAATATTTCGAGTACCACGGCGAGTTCTACGACATTCAGAAGATCAAGATAACCCCGGGTGCGACCGAGCGGCTGCCGATCCTCGTGGGCGGGCACAGCGATGCCGCCCTGCGCCGTGCGGTACGCCTGTGCGACGGCTGGATGCACGCCGGCGGCGATCCGGAGGAGCTCGACCGCATGCTGGTGCGGCTCAACGAGTTACTCGCCGAGCGCGAGGCGTCGACACCGTTCGAAATTCACGCGGCCTCGATGGACGCCTACACCGTCGACGGCATCAAACGCCTCGAGGACAAGGGCGTCACCGATGTGATCGTCGGCTTCCGCTACCCCTACGTCGCCGGTGACGACACCGAACCGCTCGCGGACAAGATCGCCCACCTGCAGCGATACGCGGAATCGGTGATCGCGAAGGTGTGA